The following DNA comes from Thermodesulfobacteriota bacterium.
TTCCAGCTAAAGACTAATTTATCTGGCGGGCTTATTTCCATATACTCTCCAATATGTGTGTAAACCTCCCCATTTTTATTATGCATTTTAAGCACATACCCTCCCCCAACATGAAATGTGTTTGAGACCTCAACACTCATGTCTTCATCTGGGTAAAACCACTTTGACATTATCTGGGGGTTTGTAAATGCTTCGAAAAGCTCCTGCTTGGACGCCTTTATTAATTTGGTTACAACTACGGGGTTCACGCTCATTTTTTACCTCCCTGCTTTTTTCGTTTTTCAATATATTTTTCAAGCGCATCAAGCCTCTTCTCCCAAAAGGCTTTGTACTTGTCTATGAGTTCTGATATTTGGCTTAAATGCTGGTAGTTAAACTTGCAGTACTTTGTTCT
Coding sequences within:
- a CDS encoding SRPBCC domain-containing protein; translated protein: MSVNPVVVTKLIKASKQELFEAFTNPQIMSKWFYPDEDMSVEVSNTFHVGGGYVLKMHNKNGEVYTHIGEYMEISPPDKLVFSWNSDFVENTVVSVTFSEKDGVTEVKVSHDLLPNDEMRENHQGGWNGCLDRLKSTMSA